The Bacteroidales bacterium region AGATTACTATCAGAAGTATTTCAAAAAAACCGCTTCTGATAAGGAGTCCATGCGGGTGCTTTATATTTCTTCGGTCATTATCAGTACCGTGGGTATATTGGTTGCCATTCTGATGATCAACGTGGAAAGTGCCCTGGATGCCTGGTGGAAGTTATCCTCTATTTTTAGCGGCGGTATGCTGGGGTTGTTCCTGCTGGGAGTATTTTTCAGGAAGAAAAACGTGATTGGTGCTATTATTGGTGTAATAGCCGGATTGTCGGTGATCATCTGGCTGAGCCTGTCCAACTTATTTCTCGGCCCGGAAGCATTGGGCAATCAGTTTCATACGTATCTGACCATTGTATTGGGAACTACCACCATATTCCTGGTTGGATTTCTTGTGTCACTTTTTCATAAAGGGAATGGGGAAAAATAGTAGAAGGCTTGACTGATGGGGTTTCGTTTCCTGGATCTCTGAAATATAGCTAAGGAGGAAAAGCAAAGAATATATTTGTTTACTTATTTTGTTATGAAACTATAAATTAAACATGATGGATAAAATGCTATGGTTTAACGAACCAAAAAAATGGAAGATCATTGATAAATCCTCTGCATCAATGTTCGTTACTCCCAAAACTGATTCTTGGAGAGAGAGCTATTATGGATTTACAGTAGATGATGCACCTTATTTTTATACTACTTGTGGAGGTGAGTTTGAGGCCATAGTCAAAATTACTGGAGATTATAAAAAACGGTTCGATCAAATGGGTCTAATGATTCGCATAAACGAAAAAAGATGGATAAAAACAGGTGTTGAATATGTAAATAACAAAATTAATATAAGTTGTGTGGTCACCATTGGAAAAAGTGATTGGAGTGTTGTAGAATTGAGTGAATTTCCTAAATCAATTTGGATAAAAGTAAAAAGAATAGTGGATGCTGTTAAAATTTATTATTCATTAGATAATAAGAATTTTACAATGATACGAATTGCGTTCTTTCCTGATAGGACACCTGTAATGGTAGGGTTAACAGCGGCATCCCCAGACGGTGAAGGCTTCAATGCTTTATTTGAAGGATTTGATATAAAGCATCTTCCTGACTTAAGAAGACTTAAATGGTTAGAGAATAATAAGGATTAAATTATAAGTTTTGAATATATGGGCAAAATTTTATTGGAGTAAGTTTTTATACTGGACTCATTTTTTATCTCGCACTTTTTAATCAAAATATCAGTTTTTCGTTAATAATCAGGAAGGTATAACGAATATTATGCTCCTAAATCACAACATATTTCATCACGCACTGTTAATGGGTGGATTTTGCTGGAGTGAGTAAAAAAATACACCAAATAAATAATCCAGAGTTATGCGAATTCAGAACTTTAACATTTTATGGCTTCTTTTGACTACTAGTATTGTAGTAGGATTTCTGTCCTGCAAAAGAACCGATAAGGATAGAAACAAGAATAAAGAATCGGGAAAACCCAACTTTTTGTTTATCCTGATTGATGACCTGGGCTCCCAGGATTTGGGATGTTACGGTAACAATTTTATTGAAACGCCCAATATTGACAATTTGGCGGAGCAAGGCATGCGATGGTCCAATGCTTATTCTTCGTGTCCTGTATCATCACCAAGCAGGGTTGCTATAC contains the following coding sequences:
- a CDS encoding DUF1349 domain-containing protein, translating into MMDKMLWFNEPKKWKIIDKSSASMFVTPKTDSWRESYYGFTVDDAPYFYTTCGGEFEAIVKITGDYKKRFDQMGLMIRINEKRWIKTGVEYVNNKINISCVVTIGKSDWSVVELSEFPKSIWIKVKRIVDAVKIYYSLDNKNFTMIRIAFFPDRTPVMVGLTAASPDGEGFNALFEGFDIKHLPDLRRLKWLENNKD